The following is a genomic window from Planctomycetia bacterium.
AGATTCACCACGAATCCGAGGTATTCCGAAATGGAGAAGAACGGCTGAACGAACTGCTGATTGCTCATCGGCTTCAGCGGCATGTAATACGTCTCGCCGTCGTATCGGGCGATCAAACGGCGCTCGCCCCGGCTGATCCAGATCTCGCCATCGCGCGGGCTGACCGGGTTCTCATCCAGAACGGGCACTGTCACGGGCAACGAGTCAATGGGCTCGGCCGGCTGCGTCACCGCAGGCGGCTTCGTAACCAGCCACTGATAAAGAGCGCTGTCCTGGCTGGGCAGCGGAAACCACATGGACACCTGAATGAGAAACTTCAGCAGCCCCGCAAGGACCGCCATGATCATGAACGCCGCCCCGACGACAAACAGTGCGATCGACGTCGGGGCAAAAAGCCGGACCATCCGCCGCTCCGACGGATAAAGCCCGGCCGCGACAAACAGCCAAAGCTGATAAAGCAGCCACGGCGCCGCAAGCACCAGGGCGAACTCCATGGCGATCTTGAAATACTCAACGAACGATTCGACCGGGTTGAGCTGGACCATCTGCGGGTCGAAGCCCAGCTCGTGCATGGCCACGCTGTACGGCGTGGTCAGCGTCTCGATGATCGGCCCGCCGAAGTTAAAGCAGATGACCGCCGCGACCGCGAAGCCGATCAGCCCGTAGATCAACCGCCGGCGCAGCTCTTCGAGGTGATCGCCGAAGGACATTCGCTTGTCGTCTGGATCGTCGGAGTAGCGTGAGAAGATGGAAGCCATCCGACCCTGTCCGGCTCGTTGGTGCCTTACGTTGAACCGCCCTTGGCCTGCCGGATCAATGCCTGAAAATCGACCTTTCCGGTGGACGTCGCGGGCAACTTGTCCATGAAAACAAACGTGTCAGGGATCATATACGCCGGCAGGTGCGCCGCACAGTGCTGTTTCATGGCGATGACCCCCAGCTTCGCGCCGGGCTTCATCTTCGGCGTACCTGCGTGCGGATCGCGATCGGCGGCATTGTCTTGCTTTTGACACTCAATGTGTCCCGACGGAGGCCTCGACGCTCCAGAGCCGTCAACCATCTAGTGCAGACGATTCCCAAAGCTCAGATCGGGCCGCACCATCAATGGGCGTCACCCCATCTTGCCGATCACCGCGTCGCCGAATTCGCTGCACTTGAGCAGCTTGGCACCTTCCATCAACCGGTGGAAGTCATAGGTGACGGTCTTCGCGGCGATGGCGCCTTCCACGCCGCGGATGATGAGGTCGGCCGCCTCGTTCCAGCCCATGTAGCGGAGCATCATCTCACCTGAAAGGATGACGCTGCCGGGGTTCACCTGGTCCTTGCCGGCGTACTTCGGAGCCGTGCCGTGCGTCGCCTCAAAAACGGCGTGGCCGGTGTCGTAGTTGACATTTCCGCCGGGGGCGATGCCGATGCCGCCGACGCACGCCGCGAGGGCGTCGGAGATGTAGTCGCCATTGAGATTGAGCGTGGCGATCACGTCGTACTCCGCCGGCCGCGTAAGAATCTGTTGAAGGAATGCGTCGGCAATCACGTCCTTGATGATCAGTTCGCGTGAGCCGTTCTTGATGACCTGCCAGGGACCGCCGTCGAGGTCGGTCGCGCCGTACTTCTCTTTCACAAGGGCGTATCCCCAATCGCGGAACGCGCCCTCGGTGAACTTCATGATGTTGCCTTTGTGGATCAGGGTCAGGCTCTTGCGACCCTGGGAGATGGCGTACTCGATCGCCGCCTTGACCAGGCGGTAGGTGCCTTCCTTACTCACCGGCTTGATGCCGAACCCGGTCGTATCCGGGAAGCGCACCTTCTTGAATCTGTCGGGAAAGTTATCAGCCAGGAGCTTGCGGAACTTCGTGCAATCGTCGGTCCCCTGCTGAAACTCGATGCCCGCGTAGATGTCTTCGCTGTTCTCGCGGAAGATGACCATGTCAGTCAGCTCGGGCTGCTTGACCGGACTGGGCACGCCCTTGAAGTAACGAACCGGGCGGAGGCAGACGTAGAGATCGAGCATCTGGCGGAGCGCGACGTTCAGCGAACGGATGCCGCCGCCGACCGGCGTCGTGAGAGGCCCCTTGATGCCAACGAGATATTCCTGGAATGCCTTGATGGTGTCATCGGGCAGCCATGCCTTTGCCTCGCCGAGCTTGTCCTTGAACATGTTGAAGGACTTTTCGCCGGCATAGACTTCCTGCCACTCGATCTTCCGCTTGCCCGAGTAGGCCTTCTGCACGGCGGCGTCGAAGACTTTCACGCTGGCCCGCCAGATGTCCGGCCCGGTCCCGTCGCCCTCGATGAAGGGAATGACCGGATGGTCCGGAACGTTCAGCTTGCCGCCGCTCATCGTGATTTTCTGGCCTGCCATGAATCTTCTCCCGAAGTAATCTGATCTTGCTGTGCCCGACCTTGTGTCGCGAATAGAATAGTATCGAATCCTGCGTTTTCAGCCAGTCCGGCGACGACCGGACACCGAGAGATGCCGCCGTGAAGTTCGATTTCGCACATCCTTTTGATCTGCTCGTACAGAAGCCTGACGGCGACATTCGCATCGCCGAAGCGGCCCTGCTATTCGCCGCGGACCACAGCCCCGGGCTCGACCCGAAGCCGTGGCTGGAGCGGCTCGACGGCCTCGCCCGGCGAGTTGAGCGGATCGAGGTCGTTTCGCCCGCCGACCAGGTGGCGGCGCTGCGGACCGTTCTCGTCGAGGAGGAAGGATTCTCGGCCAACATCACCGACTATTACGACCCGCGCAATAGCCTGCTCGATCAAGTCATCGAGCGCCGCGTCGGGATTCCCATCTCGCTCTCCGTCATCTGGCTCGACATCGCCCGGCAATTGCGCTGGCCCTTTGTCGGCGTTGGTCTGCCTGGACACTTCGTCATCAAACGCAAGACATCGATCGGCGACCTTGTCATCGATCCCTTCGGCGGCGGACAGGTGCTCAGTCGGGCGGGCTGCGAGCGGCTCGTGTCTCATCTGTTAGGCAAACCGATCCAACTGGACGATTCCGCCTTCGAGGCCGTCGCCGCGAAGGCCACGCTCATGCGCATGCTCAACAATCTTCGGACGGTTCTTTCGCAGCAGGAGGCGTGGTCGAGCACGGCGTGCGTCCTGGCGAGAATGTTGGCGCTGGAGCCTGACTCAGAGTTGATCCGCCGCGAGATTGCCATGGTCGGGGTGAGGATCGCCGAGCTGAACTAAAGCCCGACCTCTGCAAAGTACCCAGGGCACCAGAATCCGCCGGGAACATGGGAATTCACCGCGTGATCTGCCACCCGCCTATTGACGCCTGTCCCAATTGCTCCTACGCACTGCACGGACTGCCGGAGGCGCATCGCTGCCCGGAGTGCGCGTTTGAGTATGACGAGGCGACGATCGTCTTCAAGCCGTCGCGGCCGTGGATGACTTACGTCGGGACGCTCGGTTTCGCGGCACTGATGGTCTATTTCTACGGCCCCATGGTGTACGGCCTGACCGTCGGGGCGCTGGGTCAGACTGGCGGCACGGGTGTTACGCTTGCGGTCCTCGCCTCGCCGCTCGTCTTTCTGGCTTGGCGGATTCGTCGCGCCAACCAGATCGGCCGTTTCGCCGCGCTGACGAAGGGCGGCCTCTTTGTACGCAACATGGGCGGGCTGACACAGGTGGCGTGGGACGACATCTCGCTCGTCGCGATCAGTGACATCCGACCGTGGCTCAAGCGGCACAGCAGCGAGCAAGTCATTGGCCTCCACGGCATCCTTTCGACGCGCGAGGAGAAAAGGTCTTTCCTGGAGGCCGTCTCGCGCGGGCGGAGCGGGCAGCCGCCCGGCATCCGTGTGGATCCGACGGCGGAAGATGCCGGCGCGACAAAGGGTCAAACATTTGGCACTTCTCGCTTCGTCAATCGCCTGACCAGCGCCGGCGGCGTCATCCTGCTGATCTCCGGAGTACTCTTCATCCTCGCCGCGATCACGGCTCATCCCCGGATTCAGGCGTCGGCGACCGTCGCGGCCGGCGCCGCGTGGATCGGCATCATTCTCCTGCTGACGGGAATCTGGCGATCCGACAAAAAAAAGAACTGAGGACAACTCGCCCACATATCGCGAATTGGCATCGTCCGGGTCACACTTTAAGACCGAAAACAAGTCCTTTTGCCTTGTTCCTGGGGCCCAATCGGCCTATCATCATGTATCAATCTTAACTGCCCAACGAAGCCCAGCCTGAACCTCGGGAGCGAATCCATGCAGTATTCTCGCCTGTCTTTCTCTATCTGCACTTGCGTCCTGTTGGCCGTTGCCGCGATCGCCAATGCTCAACCGGCCTTTCTCAGCTCGGCCCAGGTCGCCGCGCCGCGCCGAACCCTTGAAGAGACCGCTGTTCGCAGTCGCACAGTCGATGTCAACTTCGCCGTGCTGCACGGCATGACCGATATGACCGACCGCCGCCTGCGCTTCGACCTGTTCGACGATGTATCGCCCGTCGGGGCGCTGACGCGCCGGGAAATCCGCTCCGCCGATAGTTACACCTGGACCGGCCAGTTCGAGAACATCCCCGGATCAAGCTTCTACCTGGTCGTCCATCACGACGTCATCTGCGCACGCATCGATCTGGATAACGGCGGCGTCTTTGAGATTCGCTCGATCCCCGGCGGACTGCATGAAGTCGTCGAACTGGATCCATCAGCGTTCAAGCCTTGCGGAACGGGCAAACAGCACGCGATCCCACATCAGGCCGCGGAATTGACCGAACAGCCATCGAGCCCCGGCGATCCACGGGGGGCCTCGCCGCGCGTCGATGACGGTTCGGAAATCGACGTGCTCGGCATGTACACCACCACCGCCAAGAACGCCGCCGGTGGAACCAACGGCATCGAGTCGCTGCTGATCCTCTCGATCAGCGTCACCAACGGCGCCTATTCGTCCAGCCAGATCAATCCGCGACTTCGCCTGGTCCACATGGCCGAGACGAACTACCCCGAAACCGGCAACGCCGGCCTCGACCTGGGACGCTTCTCGGGAACCTCCGATGGATTCATCGATGAAGTCCACTCGCTCCGCAATACGCATGGCGCCGACCTGTGCGCCCTCATCGTAAACAGCTCGGACAACTGCGGCATCGCCTATCTGATGACGTCGCTGTCCTCCGGCTTCCAGACGCTTGCGTTTAGTGTCACGCTGCGGACCTGTGCTGCGGCCAACCTGACCCTTGCCCACGAGCTGGGCCACAACCAGGGCTGCCAGCACGATCGCGACAACGCCGACACCGGCATCTATCCATACGCCTACGGCCACCGTTTCAACGCCCCGGACCTCAAGCGCACAATCATGTCCTACGAGCCCGGCTCACGGGTGAACTATTTTTCGAATCCCAACGTGCTGTTCAACGGCGTGCCGACCGGCGTCCCGATCGGTCAGCCGCTCGAAGCGCACAACG
Proteins encoded in this region:
- the icd gene encoding NADP-dependent isocitrate dehydrogenase, whose translation is MAGQKITMSGGKLNVPDHPVIPFIEGDGTGPDIWRASVKVFDAAVQKAYSGKRKIEWQEVYAGEKSFNMFKDKLGEAKAWLPDDTIKAFQEYLVGIKGPLTTPVGGGIRSLNVALRQMLDLYVCLRPVRYFKGVPSPVKQPELTDMVIFRENSEDIYAGIEFQQGTDDCTKFRKLLADNFPDRFKKVRFPDTTGFGIKPVSKEGTYRLVKAAIEYAISQGRKSLTLIHKGNIMKFTEGAFRDWGYALVKEKYGATDLDGGPWQVIKNGSRELIIKDVIADAFLQQILTRPAEYDVIATLNLNGDYISDALAACVGGIGIAPGGNVNYDTGHAVFEATHGTAPKYAGKDQVNPGSVILSGEMMLRYMGWNEAADLIIRGVEGAIAAKTVTYDFHRLMEGAKLLKCSEFGDAVIGKMG
- a CDS encoding twin-arginine translocase subunit TatC is translated as MASIFSRYSDDPDDKRMSFGDHLEELRRRLIYGLIGFAVAAVICFNFGGPIIETLTTPYSVAMHELGFDPQMVQLNPVESFVEYFKIAMEFALVLAAPWLLYQLWLFVAAGLYPSERRMVRLFAPTSIALFVVGAAFMIMAVLAGLLKFLIQVSMWFPLPSQDSALYQWLVTKPPAVTQPAEPIDSLPVTVPVLDENPVSPRDGEIWISRGERRLIARYDGETYYMPLKPMSNQQFVQPFFSISEYLGFVVNLALAFGIGFQIPIVVVFLIMMGIVPADRIGAARRYVLLAVAIFAAVLTPTPDVATMMMLAVPMYGLFEAGLLVGRMLEARKVDAEPPEPA